Proteins encoded together in one candidate division WOR-3 bacterium window:
- a CDS encoding DEAD/DEAH box helicase translates to MWNEIKEQRAVKAQLPRTYSAFFARFGMLTEVQMETIPRILKGENLVVISPAASGKTEAVVAPVVERLLGMGKKGFSVLYVSPTRALVNDLYRRLLEPIEYLGLKLERKTGDHPQIDERKLPFILITTPESLDSLLCRHPRIFKTLGAVILDEIHLLDNTPRGDQLRVLLERLRLINANFNGYALSATVDDVLIGERYFPGAGVVQVAKRREINAELLPGSKDWPARVVQRLTEQGCDKALVFFNARSLAESGVKLFDLPPFSGRVWVHHASLTRQVREEVEARMTRERSGILCCTSTLELGIDIGDVDAVVLFRPPFNVSSLLQRIGRGNRRRGNGLYMIGVYLDPWERLLFETFIDCAREGKLFDKRYTPCLSVLPQQIISYCFQRRRIGTTLESVRRIFQPLFGNSPVVEKVFSHLLQEGMLQERRGGVYFLTSALEHRVETGKIHSNIQEKSFGQYQVIDVTSGQEVGSVFFVFERFVLGGRSWEIVERKEKDKKLLVQPLGAVSSSTKVFEGTGTGGYFYRMAEVLKSRIFPGLKSGEFPYFFEGGQAYLVHLLGAVYGGILALALQAEGVAAVDMAGKVMMLPAARLPEGRFPLPGREALKRVVRDHLLEFEDSLGSGAFFRNLPVDLQIEDHLLTLDIDGLYEFLDSVQLVRMEPAVVKAQITEHMPGEGNRSAEERKG, encoded by the coding sequence ATGTGGAACGAGATTAAGGAGCAACGGGCGGTAAAGGCGCAACTACCCCGAACCTATTCAGCGTTTTTTGCCCGGTTCGGAATGTTGACCGAAGTTCAGATGGAGACGATTCCCCGAATTCTCAAGGGTGAGAATCTGGTGGTGATTTCGCCCGCGGCATCGGGTAAAACTGAAGCGGTCGTGGCGCCGGTGGTTGAGCGTCTATTGGGAATGGGGAAAAAAGGGTTTTCTGTTCTGTATGTTTCGCCCACCCGGGCGCTGGTTAACGACCTGTATCGCCGGCTTTTGGAACCGATTGAGTACCTGGGGCTCAAACTGGAGCGCAAGACCGGAGACCACCCGCAGATTGATGAACGCAAATTGCCTTTTATCCTTATAACTACCCCGGAGTCTTTGGACTCGCTTTTGTGCCGTCATCCCCGGATTTTCAAAACGCTGGGTGCGGTAATTCTGGATGAGATACATCTTCTTGACAACACGCCACGTGGTGACCAGTTAAGGGTGCTCCTCGAACGTTTGCGGCTAATTAATGCCAATTTTAATGGGTATGCGCTCTCGGCGACGGTTGATGATGTGTTGATTGGTGAGCGGTACTTTCCTGGTGCCGGCGTGGTACAGGTGGCAAAACGGCGGGAGATAAACGCCGAACTGTTGCCCGGAAGCAAGGACTGGCCGGCACGGGTTGTGCAGCGTTTGACAGAACAGGGTTGTGATAAAGCGCTGGTGTTCTTCAACGCCCGGTCGCTGGCGGAAAGCGGGGTGAAACTTTTTGACCTGCCGCCTTTTTCCGGTCGGGTGTGGGTACACCATGCGAGTTTGACCCGTCAGGTTCGGGAAGAGGTTGAGGCAAGGATGACAAGGGAAAGGAGCGGAATTCTCTGCTGTACTTCCACTCTTGAGCTTGGGATAGATATCGGCGATGTCGATGCGGTTGTGCTGTTTCGGCCGCCGTTTAATGTTTCTTCACTGCTGCAGCGTATCGGGCGGGGAAATCGTCGCCGGGGAAATGGGCTGTATATGATTGGGGTTTACCTTGACCCCTGGGAGAGGCTTTTGTTTGAGACCTTTATCGACTGCGCCCGCGAAGGAAAACTTTTTGACAAAAGGTATACCCCCTGCCTTTCAGTTCTGCCCCAGCAGATTATCTCCTACTGTTTTCAGCGCCGCCGCATCGGAACAACATTAGAGTCGGTGCGGCGGATTTTTCAGCCGCTGTTTGGAAACAGCCCGGTGGTGGAAAAGGTTTTTTCCCATCTGTTGCAGGAGGGGATGTTGCAGGAAAGAAGGGGTGGAGTTTATTTTCTTACTTCGGCACTTGAACACCGGGTTGAGACCGGGAAAATTCACTCCAATATTCAGGAGAAAAGTTTTGGGCAGTATCAGGTGATTGATGTTACCAGTGGTCAGGAGGTTGGTTCGGTATTCTTTGTGTTTGAGCGCTTCGTTCTCGGAGGCAGGTCGTGGGAGATTGTGGAGCGAAAGGAGAAGGATAAAAAACTCCTTGTCCAGCCGCTTGGGGCGGTTTCTTCCAGTACCAAAGTTTTTGAAGGGACCGGAACCGGAGGTTACTTTTACCGGATGGCAGAAGTGTTGAAGTCGAGAATTTTCCCGGGGTTGAAATCGGGTGAATTTCCCTATTTTTTTGAAGGTGGTCAAGCGTATCTGGTGCATCTTCTCGGCGCGGTTTATGGTGGAATTTTAGCCCTCGCTTTACAGGCGGAAGGGGTAGCGGCGGTGGATATGGCTGGTAAGGTTATGATGCTGCCCGCCGCACGTTTGCCGGAGGGACGATTTCCATTACCAGGACGGGAGGCGCTCAAACGGGTGGTGCGAGACCATCTTCTTGAGTTTGAAGATAGTCTTGGCTCCGGCGCTTTTTTCCGGAACTTACCCGTCGATTTACAAATCGAGGACCATCTTTTGACCCTTGATATCGATGGGCTTTATGAGTTTCTCGATTCAGTCCAGCTGGTGCGGATGGAGCCGGCGGTCGTCAAGGCGCAAATCACCGAACATATGCCCGGAGAAGGCAATAGAAGCGCAGAAGAGCGTAAGGGATGA
- a CDS encoding ATP-binding protein, whose amino-acid sequence MKSSKLVSHPVFGEGEIVDSRWQGSELLVRFQTGLRLWLPRNRVRFLFEFDGDLLESATASVAAIDRVSACRMIEAFRLGIVPHQDVEHFTFGREQEVKVVEDALRNLARNRSDVYMLEGEYGSGKTHLLEYCLHRALQEGMAASLIQFDPVEVSPHRPKRVYRELVRNFRYIKDGMEQGYRDLLRAATQLNFHDHIFFGPVLNKLRRLDAGSPESEVFWQWIEGESTKEYAVEMPTASRVRGAQGIPALYDFSTAADFYCHIITGISCIARELGLKGLVLLIDEAETVTRLWDVVYLTKSVNFMDGLVRCAQNDPELKVVNERLIHNQVRPVPYIYRDPALLIIFATTPTPGEYGYIRLTNAVRHRIALTPLEDQALADAFATMVRIYERAYPGFKLPIEEQKHLLSRAARQSSNGVRAFIKFCVEALDIARLQQQGVLPQLVANR is encoded by the coding sequence GTGAAGAGTTCTAAACTGGTATCGCATCCGGTTTTCGGCGAAGGCGAGATTGTTGACAGCCGCTGGCAGGGCAGTGAGTTGCTGGTGCGGTTTCAGACCGGTTTACGGTTGTGGTTGCCGCGCAACCGGGTGCGGTTTCTTTTTGAATTTGACGGCGATTTGCTGGAATCGGCAACCGCCAGTGTTGCGGCGATTGACCGGGTTAGTGCCTGTCGAATGATTGAGGCGTTCCGGCTGGGCATTGTGCCGCATCAGGATGTGGAGCATTTTACCTTTGGCCGGGAACAAGAGGTCAAGGTGGTGGAAGATGCACTGCGCAACCTTGCCCGTAATCGGAGTGATGTTTATATGTTAGAGGGGGAATACGGTTCGGGCAAGACCCATCTTCTGGAGTACTGTTTACATCGGGCGCTGCAGGAAGGGATGGCGGCGAGTCTTATCCAGTTTGATCCGGTAGAGGTTTCACCCCATCGGCCCAAGCGGGTTTACCGGGAACTGGTGCGCAACTTCCGTTACATCAAGGATGGAATGGAGCAGGGGTATCGGGATTTGTTGCGGGCAGCCACACAGTTGAATTTTCACGACCACATTTTCTTTGGTCCGGTGCTTAACAAATTGCGCCGCCTGGATGCTGGTTCACCGGAGAGTGAAGTTTTCTGGCAGTGGATTGAAGGCGAAAGTACCAAGGAGTATGCGGTGGAGATGCCGACCGCTTCTCGGGTACGAGGCGCGCAGGGGATTCCGGCACTTTACGATTTTTCTACAGCGGCTGACTTTTACTGTCACATCATTACCGGGATTTCCTGTATTGCCCGGGAGTTAGGGCTGAAGGGGCTGGTTTTGTTGATTGACGAGGCAGAGACCGTAACCCGGCTGTGGGATGTTGTCTATCTGACCAAGAGCGTTAACTTTATGGATGGGCTGGTGCGCTGTGCCCAGAACGACCCGGAGTTAAAGGTGGTAAACGAACGGTTGATTCACAATCAGGTTCGGCCTGTGCCCTACATTTATCGGGACCCGGCACTGTTAATTATTTTTGCCACGACGCCAACCCCGGGCGAGTACGGTTATATCCGGCTTACCAATGCGGTGCGACATCGGATTGCCCTAACGCCGCTTGAAGACCAGGCGCTCGCTGATGCGTTTGCCACGATGGTACGGATTTACGAACGCGCCTACCCGGGGTTCAAGTTGCCAATTGAAGAGCAGAAACATCTTCTGTCCCGTGCTGCCCGGCAGAGCAGCAACGGGGTCCGGGCTTTTATCAAGTTCTGTGTTGAGGCACTGGATATCGCCCGGCTTCAGCAACAGGGTGTTTTGCCCCAACTGGTCGCTAACCGCTGA
- a CDS encoding ATP-binding protein — MDRELARAIINKLGSTGTPPEFGIEAFTVGLDRLLQVVEDEYLNGILKYNLSSFKLVTGNYGGGKTHFLYAVRNRAFKHNYCVAYVSLSPTECPFDKLELVYKMVALNLTAPQDTSRLATLTDKGIDAVIRQWAANWRSKEDNPERLQDYLLQLPVPDSTSFFNAVKGAFSALLAEDIDGFTEAVQWLKGEEISREARARFKISERIDKSTAFRMLRSLIQWVHTIGFRGVVLLFDEAERGVSISSSRDRRRALDNLRQLVDECGNSRLPGAMFFYAVPDENLLLEGSGPVYEALKQRLRSGFSEANPVGVRINLEELGIEPVPFLEELGKRLVDLFETAYGTKINGVERSLKLLAETAVKGFVLDVSYRRLFVVAAVEFLHQARANPGMVLTERDAEKLLRVTTQRLDRSEQEKVEREEF; from the coding sequence ATGGATAGAGAACTGGCAAGGGCAATAATCAACAAACTGGGTTCAACCGGTACTCCGCCGGAGTTCGGGATTGAGGCGTTTACGGTCGGACTGGACCGGCTGTTGCAGGTGGTTGAGGATGAGTATCTTAACGGTATCCTGAAGTACAATCTGTCCAGTTTTAAGCTGGTGACCGGGAATTACGGCGGGGGCAAGACACATTTTCTCTACGCGGTGCGTAACCGGGCGTTTAAGCACAATTACTGTGTTGCGTATGTGAGTCTGTCGCCGACCGAGTGCCCGTTTGATAAACTGGAACTGGTTTATAAGATGGTGGCGCTTAATCTGACCGCACCCCAGGATACAAGCCGGCTGGCAACGCTAACCGACAAGGGGATTGATGCGGTGATTCGGCAGTGGGCGGCGAACTGGCGGAGTAAGGAGGACAACCCGGAGCGGTTGCAGGATTATCTTTTACAGTTGCCGGTACCGGACTCAACGAGTTTTTTTAACGCGGTAAAGGGGGCGTTTAGCGCCCTGCTTGCCGAAGACATTGATGGTTTTACTGAGGCGGTGCAGTGGCTCAAAGGTGAGGAGATTTCCCGGGAGGCGCGGGCACGGTTTAAGATTTCCGAGCGGATTGACAAGTCGACGGCATTCCGGATGCTGCGGTCGTTGATTCAGTGGGTGCATACGATTGGGTTTCGGGGAGTGGTTTTGCTGTTTGATGAGGCGGAGCGGGGGGTATCGATTTCTTCGTCAAGGGATAGACGCCGGGCACTGGACAACTTGCGGCAGTTGGTTGATGAATGTGGCAACTCACGTTTGCCGGGCGCGATGTTTTTCTATGCGGTACCGGATGAGAATTTGCTGCTCGAGGGTTCGGGACCGGTTTACGAGGCGCTGAAGCAGCGGTTGCGCAGCGGGTTTTCTGAGGCAAATCCGGTTGGAGTGCGGATTAATCTGGAGGAGTTGGGCATTGAGCCGGTGCCGTTTCTTGAGGAACTGGGTAAGCGGCTCGTTGACCTTTTTGAGACCGCTTACGGCACCAAAATCAATGGGGTGGAACGGAGTTTGAAACTTCTTGCCGAGACCGCGGTCAAGGGGTTTGTGCTGGATGTCAGTTACCGGCGGTTGTTTGTCGTGGCGGCAGTCGAGTTTTTGCACCAGGCGCGTGCCAATCCGGGAATGGTGTTGACCGAGCGGGATGCGGAGAAACTTTTACGGGTAACAACCCAGCGGCTGGATAGGAGTGAGCAGGAGAAAGTTGAGCGTGAAGAGTTCTAA
- the gltX gene encoding glutamate--tRNA ligase produces MNNEPVRVRIAPSPTGAMHLGLARTALYNYLFARQHKGVFILRIDDTDQVRNQAEMLEPILNGLRWLGLDWDEGPEKGGPYEPYYQSQRTAVYQAAVAKLIAVGAAYLDYATPEEIAAEREQARQRGETFRYSRRWMAETPQQRAQFEAQGRKPVVRLKMPQTGTMVIDDLIRGRVEFDLALEQDHIVQRQDGTFLYHLTSAVDDGEMKISHIIRAEEHLSNTPRQVFILQALGYPLPRFAHLPFVAEPGSKNKLSKRRLKEYLKRAEFKELMTKGEAIARRLNLTTNPDLFNPVVVDFYQKIGFLPEALLNYLALLGWALDDHTEYFTKDDLIRSFSLEKVNRAPASFDPQKLLAFQVHYMMQLPVAKRVELVLPYLIKAGLVKTPVASEIQEMVAAIVLAAGDRIKVAGDILEYEYFFVPDEQLILDPKALARWVAPEGQRSLLAEFEAALTDDLNFTKPVIESLVAQLAAATNTKPMAVSQALRVALTGKDYGFAIADCAVILGKKRVRNRIRQALNAVQKV; encoded by the coding sequence ATGAATAACGAGCCTGTGCGCGTCCGCATTGCCCCTTCACCAACCGGTGCGATGCACCTCGGTCTTGCCCGCACCGCGCTTTACAACTACCTTTTTGCCCGCCAGCATAAGGGTGTATTTATCCTTCGGATTGACGACACCGACCAGGTGCGTAATCAGGCGGAGATGCTTGAACCCATCCTCAACGGCTTGCGCTGGCTCGGACTGGATTGGGATGAAGGTCCGGAAAAGGGCGGACCTTACGAACCTTACTACCAATCGCAACGCACTGCGGTCTATCAGGCGGCGGTGGCGAAACTGATTGCGGTCGGCGCCGCCTATCTTGACTACGCCACACCGGAAGAAATCGCCGCCGAAAGGGAACAGGCGCGCCAGCGCGGGGAAACCTTCCGTTACAGCCGACGCTGGATGGCAGAAACACCGCAGCAGCGGGCGCAGTTTGAAGCCCAGGGTCGCAAGCCGGTTGTCCGGTTGAAGATGCCCCAAACCGGCACAATGGTGATTGATGACCTGATTCGCGGTCGGGTTGAGTTTGACCTTGCTCTGGAACAGGACCACATTGTCCAGCGCCAGGACGGCACATTTCTCTATCATCTCACCAGCGCGGTTGACGACGGTGAGATGAAAATCAGCCATATCATCCGGGCAGAAGAACACCTGTCCAACACCCCGCGTCAGGTTTTTATCCTTCAGGCGCTCGGTTATCCGCTGCCCCGCTTTGCCCATCTGCCGTTCGTTGCCGAACCGGGCAGTAAGAACAAGTTGAGCAAGCGCCGGCTCAAAGAGTACCTGAAGCGTGCCGAGTTTAAGGAGTTGATGACCAAAGGTGAAGCGATTGCCCGGCGCCTGAACCTGACCACCAACCCTGACCTGTTCAATCCGGTGGTGGTTGACTTCTACCAGAAGATTGGCTTTCTGCCCGAGGCGCTCCTTAACTACCTCGCCCTGTTAGGCTGGGCACTGGACGACCACACCGAGTATTTCACAAAAGATGACCTCATCCGCTCGTTTTCCCTTGAAAAGGTAAACCGGGCGCCGGCAAGTTTTGACCCCCAGAAACTTCTCGCATTTCAGGTCCATTATATGATGCAACTGCCCGTGGCAAAAAGGGTGGAACTCGTTTTACCCTATCTGATAAAAGCCGGACTGGTAAAAACACCGGTTGCGTCCGAAATTCAGGAAATGGTCGCCGCAATTGTCCTGGCTGCTGGTGACCGCATCAAGGTCGCAGGCGACATCCTTGAATATGAATATTTCTTTGTGCCTGATGAGCAACTAATCCTTGATCCCAAGGCGTTGGCGCGCTGGGTGGCACCCGAAGGGCAAAGGAGTTTGCTTGCCGAGTTTGAAGCCGCTTTGACCGATGACCTCAACTTCACCAAACCGGTGATTGAATCGCTCGTTGCCCAGCTTGCCGCTGCCACCAACACCAAACCGATGGCGGTGAGTCAGGCGCTAAGGGTTGCCTTGACCGGAAAGGATTACGGGTTTGCGATTGCCGACTGTGCAGTGATTCTCGGTAAAAAGCGGGTGCGCAACCGCATCCGGCAGGCGTTGAATGCGGTGCAAAAAGTTTAA